A single window of Metallosphaera hakonensis JCM 8857 = DSM 7519 DNA harbors:
- a CDS encoding radical SAM protein: protein MTLRINEIKTVSSPDWVRLSFGADMVLGFSPGKFLKGALNTTINLLQYYPDGCKANCIYCGQAREVSQGPECKTLIRVEWPLRQLNAVLERIKERQGDPNYGLQRICVGQLAHPRASPDAIEITRRIRENGIELQISELVTATYTRKEDMRKMKEAGGNMIDVAIDAASKRVFDAVRGKPVRSMHNWDRYVEAIDDAVEVFGKKNAGIHLIIGLGETEQEAVNLMLYAHSRGAKISLFAFYPEETTPMENRKPVPVHVYRRMQLSRWLIENDLVKADDFRFDESGQLVDIELKSDISLNELSGAFMTSGCPGCNRPYSNERPGDRLRNIPWYPTEKQTISALKTSRLPLAKRFIN from the coding sequence ATGACTCTAAGAATAAATGAGATAAAAACTGTGAGTAGCCCTGACTGGGTTAGGCTCAGTTTCGGGGCAGATATGGTATTGGGATTTTCTCCTGGGAAGTTCTTGAAAGGAGCTCTGAATACCACGATAAACTTACTTCAATACTATCCTGACGGATGTAAGGCCAACTGTATTTACTGTGGACAGGCTAGAGAAGTGAGTCAGGGTCCAGAATGTAAGACACTCATAAGAGTGGAATGGCCTTTACGTCAGCTTAACGCTGTTCTAGAAAGGATTAAAGAGAGACAAGGAGATCCTAATTACGGTCTACAACGAATATGCGTTGGTCAGTTGGCCCATCCTAGAGCGTCACCAGACGCAATTGAAATTACAAGGAGGATAAGGGAGAACGGCATTGAACTTCAAATCTCCGAATTGGTCACTGCGACTTACACTCGGAAGGAAGATATGAGAAAAATGAAGGAAGCAGGAGGGAATATGATTGATGTTGCCATAGATGCGGCTAGTAAGAGAGTTTTCGATGCAGTTAGAGGCAAACCTGTAAGAAGTATGCATAACTGGGACAGATATGTTGAGGCCATCGATGATGCCGTAGAGGTTTTCGGCAAAAAGAACGCAGGGATTCATCTGATCATAGGCTTAGGTGAGACGGAGCAGGAGGCAGTTAATCTTATGCTTTATGCCCACTCAAGAGGGGCAAAGATAAGTCTGTTTGCCTTCTATCCGGAGGAGACCACTCCCATGGAGAACAGAAAGCCGGTTCCAGTTCACGTTTATAGAAGAATGCAGCTGTCTAGGTGGTTAATAGAGAACGACTTAGTTAAAGCAGACGATTTCAGGTTCGATGAGAGCGGTCAATTAGTGGATATAGAGCTGAAGTCAGACATTTCGTTGAACGAATTATCTGGAGCCTTCATGACGAGCGGATGCCCAGGTTGCAATAGACCTTACTCCAATGAGAGGCCTGGAGATAGACTTAGAAACATTCCATGGTATCCAACGGAGAAACAAACTATAAGCGCACTGAAGACGTCTAGATTACCTTTGGCCAAGAGGTTCATTAACTAA
- a CDS encoding histone deacetylase family protein → MKATKLTSGHLLGIIWDDRFKEISFSHPMIRDVSKARISRFKEMVKDMENVIFISPDYATFEDLLEVHDMELLLKIKEASSLPHIGFLDSGDTVHYPGILNDVLLVAGSTLTAISMSRFLNIQYIPLGGFHHATRSRSMGFCPVNDVNLAIKRLLDHGERVAVVDVDAHHANGVEEMFYDKPVLKLNIFAYNGSFFPGTGDPSRRGEGEGFGLNYNVALPLLAGDDAFDEALRMLKVVEDFRPTYLLGIAGVDGHKDDGLKSLNLTSNSYNNLGLRLYAMSRRLGFKIISYGGGGYGPGSALSMFSFVKGLTGEKVNEEISTRDQEKKAKVKKLVDSFLEGLSSGL, encoded by the coding sequence ATGAAGGCGACGAAGTTGACGTCTGGTCACTTACTGGGAATAATATGGGATGACAGATTCAAGGAGATATCCTTTTCACACCCCATGATAAGAGACGTCTCCAAGGCAAGGATTTCGAGGTTTAAGGAGATGGTCAAGGATATGGAGAACGTTATTTTCATTTCGCCAGATTACGCCACTTTTGAGGACTTGCTTGAAGTGCATGATATGGAGCTCCTTTTGAAAATAAAGGAGGCTAGTTCACTTCCTCATATCGGTTTCTTGGACTCCGGAGACACCGTGCATTATCCTGGTATTCTCAATGACGTACTCCTGGTGGCCGGCTCCACTCTCACTGCAATATCAATGTCAAGATTTCTTAATATTCAGTACATCCCTCTAGGGGGTTTTCATCATGCTACTCGCTCCAGATCCATGGGTTTTTGCCCGGTCAACGACGTTAATTTAGCTATAAAGAGACTTCTCGACCACGGGGAGAGAGTAGCTGTGGTGGACGTCGATGCCCATCATGCCAACGGCGTCGAGGAAATGTTCTACGACAAACCAGTTCTGAAGCTTAACATCTTCGCATATAACGGTTCGTTTTTCCCTGGTACTGGAGACCCCAGTAGAAGAGGAGAAGGAGAAGGCTTTGGGCTAAACTATAACGTTGCCCTACCACTGTTGGCTGGAGATGACGCCTTTGATGAGGCCTTAAGGATGTTAAAGGTCGTGGAGGATTTCAGACCTACTTATCTTCTAGGTATAGCAGGGGTGGATGGCCACAAGGATGACGGTCTAAAATCGCTCAACTTGACGTCCAATTCATACAACAACCTAGGCCTAAGGCTTTACGCCATGTCCAGGAGGCTGGGGTTTAAGATTATTTCCTATGGAGGCGGAGGCTATGGGCCAGGATCCGCGCTCTCCATGTTCTCCTTCGTAAAGGGGCTAACAGGTGAAAAGGTGAATGAAGAAATCTCGACTAGGGATCAAGAGAAAAAAGCAAAGGTGAAAAAATTAGTTGATTCATTCCTTGAAGGCCTTTCCAGTGGCCTTTAA
- a CDS encoding DUF1641 domain-containing protein encodes MSQQDPLEILLKEENLQKITKLMDVLPTVEKITEKLGEMDRKGELDFMLDMLGQVVSIADAIQKADLMNTLVAFGMDQIGKVQALWPLLEKMTSDRVIKIIEQLDIDSTLTALEKLTPVLNKLTSEKALKVLETIDYDSLLEYMSSLSPLLNKLTSEKTLKVIQNLDMDALLSAAETMTPTLTKLANMMSEMQKSGQWDNLMNLMQQGLALLDTVQKTDLVNTLIAFGMDQIGKVQALWPLLEKMTSEETLNMIQKMDFDGLLKAMNSLMPMMQKLTSDKALKLVQQFDVEGMLGALEATMPVLKKMTDEKTVKALAQLDMDSMINMLMKFAELQRTGVMDRMYKLMDVMADPQLVDTMVSVMEKFAKAMKIWANDLPNVKPVGIGGLAGITRDQDSKYALGIMTSLLKATGKAFKE; translated from the coding sequence ATGTCTCAACAGGATCCATTGGAAATTTTACTTAAAGAAGAGAATTTACAGAAGATTACTAAGTTGATGGATGTTCTACCTACGGTCGAGAAAATAACTGAAAAGCTCGGTGAGATGGATAGGAAAGGGGAACTTGATTTCATGTTAGATATGCTGGGGCAAGTGGTGAGCATAGCCGATGCCATTCAGAAGGCAGACCTTATGAACACCTTAGTAGCGTTCGGGATGGATCAGATAGGGAAGGTTCAAGCTCTATGGCCCCTGCTGGAGAAGATGACCAGTGACAGAGTCATTAAAATCATAGAACAACTTGACATAGACTCGACGCTGACAGCACTTGAAAAATTGACCCCTGTCCTGAATAAGCTCACCAGTGAGAAAGCCCTAAAGGTTCTAGAGACCATCGACTATGACTCTCTTCTTGAGTACATGAGCTCGCTCTCTCCTCTTCTTAACAAGTTAACCAGCGAGAAGACGCTTAAGGTTATACAGAATCTGGACATGGACGCTCTGTTATCTGCAGCAGAAACTATGACTCCCACCCTCACTAAGCTAGCGAACATGATGAGCGAGATGCAGAAGTCAGGGCAGTGGGACAACTTAATGAACCTAATGCAACAGGGTCTGGCCCTCTTGGATACGGTTCAGAAGACGGATCTAGTGAACACATTGATAGCGTTCGGGATGGATCAGATAGGGAAGGTTCAAGCTCTATGGCCCCTGCTGGAGAAGATGACCAGCGAAGAAACTCTGAACATGATACAGAAAATGGACTTCGATGGATTGCTCAAGGCAATGAACTCGTTAATGCCTATGATGCAGAAGCTAACCAGTGATAAGGCACTAAAGCTTGTTCAACAATTTGACGTAGAAGGAATGCTTGGAGCGTTAGAGGCCACGATGCCTGTCCTGAAGAAAATGACAGATGAGAAGACGGTTAAGGCGTTGGCCCAATTGGATATGGACTCAATGATTAACATGTTGATGAAGTTTGCCGAGCTACAAAGAACCGGGGTAATGGATAGAATGTATAAACTCATGGATGTGATGGCAGACCCACAATTGGTAGATACAATGGTTTCCGTTATGGAGAAGTTCGCTAAGGCAATGAAGATATGGGCTAATGATCTACCAAACGTGAAGCCAGTAGGAATTGGTGGTCTTGCGGGAATTACAAGAGACCAGGACTCCAAGTACGCTTTAGGGATCATGACTTCCCTATTAAAGGCCACTGGAAAGGCCTTCAAGGAATGA
- a CDS encoding PIN domain-containing protein, with the protein MNMFAVISPSAYPKLASIMEKFSQYKLIVTTYGVSYALQNHINIDFALDRGVWVRAYSHKLGTFSELPMYEAEAIMVASDLQAILIASDEKVKKEAERLGVKVVAPD; encoded by the coding sequence ATGAATATGTTCGCCGTTATTTCTCCTAGTGCCTATCCAAAACTAGCCTCTATCATGGAGAAGTTTTCCCAATACAAGCTCATCGTCACCACATACGGCGTATCTTACGCTCTCCAGAACCATATAAATATAGATTTTGCCTTAGATAGGGGGGTCTGGGTTAGGGCATACTCCCATAAGCTAGGCACTTTCTCTGAGCTACCCATGTATGAGGCAGAGGCAATAATGGTAGCCTCCGATCTTCAGGCAATCCTAATAGCTTCAGATGAAAAAGTTAAGAAAGAGGCTGAAAGGCTTGGAGTTAAGGTTGTTGCTCCGGATTAG
- a CDS encoding thioredoxin family protein, which yields MSYDNIIKQYVKVIKGLKIEHCKAEEFISQLDGAEIEIGEMKECEKPMIQVIANGRRYFSYLGIPTMNELWPFLNALVRISTNKVQLDQQELEMANSVKGNVKLFVTPDCTKCPIAAELLYQIALVNKNVNLEIIDSEAYEELAKKYHVMSVPKIVLNEKTDIPGGFPPNIVLKMLAKSSANPEQQP from the coding sequence GTGAGCTATGATAACATTATAAAACAATACGTTAAGGTAATCAAGGGTCTTAAAATAGAGCATTGTAAGGCAGAAGAATTCATTTCTCAACTTGATGGGGCAGAGATTGAGATAGGGGAAATGAAGGAATGCGAGAAGCCGATGATTCAAGTTATAGCAAATGGGAGGAGATATTTCTCCTATCTCGGAATACCCACAATGAACGAGCTATGGCCTTTCCTTAACGCTCTAGTAAGGATATCAACCAACAAAGTCCAGCTTGATCAACAGGAGTTAGAGATGGCTAACTCCGTGAAAGGTAACGTTAAATTATTCGTGACCCCTGACTGCACTAAGTGTCCAATTGCTGCAGAACTTCTCTATCAGATTGCCCTAGTAAACAAAAACGTTAACCTAGAGATAATAGACTCTGAAGCATATGAAGAACTCGCTAAGAAATACCACGTTATGAGCGTTCCTAAAATAGTTCTCAACGAAAAAACTGACATACCTGGAGGATTTCCTCCTAACATAGTCCTGAAGATGCTGGCCAAATCAAGCGCTAATCCGGAGCAACAACCTTAA
- a CDS encoding dihydrolipoyl dehydrogenase family protein gives MKFDVIVIGGGSAGYVAGSVIARNGKSVAVIEKEKFGGVCVRSGCVPSIFLYDVSFFLSRLTEIGNYKGLSIKVDPDDIFASRNNLVEYLSEAGKKLVENSGGATFLGEAKINGSIIEVEGEKLEYDNLIIASGSSPSLPRIKGVENGLTEDQAVNLNHIPKELIVVGGGFAGTEIAQFYARLGSTVTLVTKGRILKDVSDDARTIVRDSLEWDGVTVRENCEPVYQDRELLKTTCGEFRGEVVYATGRRPNFPTGLESLHIEANCNGIKVDKSMRTSNPKVWAIGDVVDKERKVAHSAMMEGYISSLSILGRDVRVDYTVVPQVVYTDPQVAVVGRPREVKRVSKFPLGASTRAIIHGIKEGYVKLGVDDEGKICYGEVVSQYAEEIINIIALAIKAQMKAEDLALLPLVHPSVSEGVSNAAKALFNLDVDVFKDSNGA, from the coding sequence ATGAAATTTGATGTAATAGTGATAGGTGGAGGATCTGCAGGCTACGTAGCAGGGTCTGTAATAGCACGGAACGGCAAAAGCGTAGCTGTTATAGAGAAAGAGAAATTCGGCGGGGTATGCGTAAGATCTGGATGCGTCCCAAGTATTTTTTTATATGATGTCTCTTTTTTTCTCTCAAGATTGACCGAGATTGGAAATTACAAAGGTTTATCAATTAAGGTAGATCCTGACGACATTTTCGCCTCAAGAAACAACCTAGTTGAATACTTGTCTGAGGCTGGGAAAAAACTTGTGGAAAACTCTGGCGGGGCCACATTTCTGGGCGAAGCTAAGATCAATGGGTCAATTATTGAAGTTGAAGGGGAAAAACTAGAATACGACAACCTAATTATAGCTTCTGGGTCGTCCCCCAGTTTACCCAGGATTAAGGGGGTTGAGAATGGATTAACCGAAGATCAAGCCGTTAACCTCAACCATATCCCCAAAGAACTGATTGTGGTTGGTGGGGGCTTTGCTGGGACTGAGATAGCTCAGTTTTACGCTAGGCTAGGGTCCACTGTAACTCTTGTCACCAAGGGAAGGATTCTAAAAGATGTAAGCGACGACGCCAGAACCATAGTGAGGGATTCGCTGGAATGGGATGGGGTTACAGTCAGGGAGAATTGCGAGCCAGTCTATCAAGATAGAGAACTCCTGAAAACCACGTGCGGGGAGTTCAGGGGGGAGGTAGTGTATGCCACAGGAAGAAGGCCAAACTTTCCCACTGGATTAGAAAGCCTTCACATAGAGGCAAACTGCAATGGGATCAAGGTAGATAAGAGCATGAGAACGTCAAACCCTAAGGTGTGGGCCATTGGAGACGTTGTCGACAAAGAAAGGAAGGTAGCGCATTCGGCCATGATGGAAGGTTATATTTCCTCCCTTTCTATCCTAGGAAGGGACGTAAGGGTTGATTACACTGTTGTTCCACAGGTAGTTTACACTGACCCTCAAGTTGCAGTCGTTGGAAGACCTAGAGAAGTTAAGAGAGTTTCTAAGTTTCCTCTAGGAGCCTCAACGAGAGCCATAATACACGGTATCAAGGAGGGATACGTTAAACTGGGCGTAGATGATGAGGGTAAGATATGCTATGGGGAAGTTGTCTCTCAGTATGCCGAGGAGATAATCAATATCATTGCCCTGGCAATAAAGGCCCAAATGAAGGCTGAGGACCTTGCCTTGCTTCCGTTGGTTCATCCATCTGTATCTGAAGGTGTTTCAAACGCGGCTAAAGCGTTATTTAACCTGGATGTAGATGTATTCAAGGATAGTAATGGGGCTTAA
- a CDS encoding DsrE family protein: MAQTQTEQPQEEQKKKILIVVTHGPEDLDRTYAPLFMASISASMEYETSVFFMIKGPLLLSKKWQEDERKKGGNPFIHFFDMAKDNNVKMYVCVQSLKDMCHMNESDVVDGIELVGGSTLIDLTLDADRTLFF, translated from the coding sequence TTGGCACAAACCCAAACTGAACAACCCCAAGAGGAGCAGAAAAAGAAAATACTCATAGTCGTAACCCATGGCCCAGAGGATCTAGATAGAACCTATGCACCTCTATTCATGGCCTCGATCTCCGCCTCAATGGAGTATGAGACTTCTGTGTTCTTCATGATAAAGGGTCCCTTACTACTGTCAAAGAAGTGGCAGGAAGACGAGAGAAAGAAAGGAGGAAATCCGTTCATTCACTTCTTTGACATGGCCAAGGATAACAACGTAAAGATGTACGTCTGTGTCCAGAGCCTTAAGGACATGTGCCATATGAACGAAAGCGATGTAGTTGATGGAATAGAGTTAGTAGGCGGATCAACTCTAATCGATCTAACACTTGACGCTGATAGAACATTGTTCTTCTGA
- a CDS encoding DsrE/DsrF/DrsH-like family protein: MPVGILASGAAASGYEVNLFFTFWGLNAISKRGMQAQPQVDKNYEQMGSMMMKRMMEMKFPMWTQLVSEAKEVGEVKVYACSTTMEFFGLKKEDLAEFVDDVVGVATFLDRAEGGTTLFI; the protein is encoded by the coding sequence ATGCCCGTGGGAATTCTGGCCTCAGGTGCAGCGGCTTCTGGATACGAGGTTAATCTTTTCTTCACCTTCTGGGGTCTAAACGCAATTAGTAAGAGAGGTATGCAGGCTCAACCTCAAGTAGATAAGAATTATGAGCAAATGGGTTCCATGATGATGAAGAGGATGATGGAAATGAAGTTCCCCATGTGGACTCAGCTTGTCAGTGAGGCTAAGGAAGTTGGAGAAGTGAAAGTCTATGCGTGCTCAACTACCATGGAGTTCTTCGGGCTTAAAAAAGAGGATCTTGCTGAATTTGTGGACGACGTAGTCGGCGTAGCCACCTTCCTAGATAGAGCAGAAGGTGGAACAACACTCTTTATTTGA
- a CDS encoding sulfurtransferase TusA family protein, translating to MSTEAKISKTLDVKGMYCPGPVMETAKAIKQINVGEVLEVLATDPAAKPDIEAWARRTGHQILDIQQQGGVTRILVKRAK from the coding sequence ATGTCAACCGAAGCCAAGATATCTAAAACCCTAGACGTAAAGGGAATGTATTGCCCTGGTCCTGTAATGGAGACTGCCAAGGCAATAAAGCAGATCAACGTTGGTGAAGTTCTAGAGGTTCTAGCAACCGATCCAGCTGCGAAGCCGGATATAGAGGCTTGGGCCAGAAGGACAGGCCACCAAATATTAGATATTCAGCAACAGGGTGGAGTTACTAGGATCCTCGTGAAGAGGGCCAAGTAA
- a CDS encoding 4Fe-4S dicluster domain-containing protein: MAQAKSILQLPDDPRFLDMAYEVQGAVPEEERNLISNLSPQDRETALKFWQAVKSDFRYDEYLRGCLNCGVCTSGCPAAKFYDFGPREMIQYMMRDEVDKIWEFTNKKVWACVQCYTCSMRCPFNNEIAGLIMLLREYSVQFALPSAKEILAPYRRVLYTVLTMGNQVTPDMIQPDSFPDWGPQAVEESKNMDVYRKAIPVDLMQRTDIGWHPSLQTAVEMMTIMIEAGVMESLKGVDKDLYDMIMDIYEDRKSQLEEIKEKWQKGELDENELPDSWLDL; this comes from the coding sequence ATGGCTCAAGCAAAGAGTATACTTCAACTCCCAGACGACCCAAGATTTCTAGATATGGCATATGAAGTCCAAGGTGCAGTTCCCGAGGAGGAAAGAAACCTCATTTCCAACCTATCTCCTCAAGACAGGGAGACGGCCCTCAAATTCTGGCAAGCAGTTAAGTCCGACTTTAGATATGATGAATACCTAAGAGGTTGCCTTAACTGTGGAGTATGCACCTCCGGTTGTCCTGCAGCCAAATTCTACGACTTCGGTCCTAGGGAAATGATTCAGTACATGATGAGGGACGAAGTTGATAAAATCTGGGAATTCACCAACAAGAAAGTTTGGGCATGCGTGCAGTGCTACACATGTTCCATGAGGTGTCCGTTCAACAACGAGATAGCCGGGCTTATAATGCTACTTAGGGAGTACTCAGTTCAATTTGCGCTCCCATCAGCTAAGGAGATTCTCGCCCCATACAGAAGGGTTCTCTATACCGTACTTACAATGGGCAATCAAGTAACCCCAGACATGATTCAGCCCGACTCCTTCCCAGACTGGGGTCCTCAAGCCGTAGAAGAGTCAAAGAACATGGATGTATACAGAAAGGCTATACCAGTTGATCTAATGCAGAGAACAGATATAGGTTGGCATCCATCTCTGCAGACTGCTGTGGAAATGATGACTATAATGATTGAGGCCGGCGTTATGGAGTCCCTTAAGGGAGTAGACAAGGACTTATACGATATGATAATGGATATTTACGAGGACAGAAAGTCCCAGCTTGAGGAAATCAAGGAGAAGTGGCAGAAGGGAGAACTGGACGAAAACGAGCTCCCAGATAGCTGGTTAGATCTTTAA
- a CDS encoding heterodisulfide reductase-related iron-sulfur binding cluster codes for MEEELKEAFPMADNMDWNEVYQRIIYRYSTPHGLDHVKEELYKLEDKGEIIIHHIKPYNNPVKMQTLNGSPKVIPTTKLWQHKSCGQCGHIPGYPTSVFWMMNKMEIDYMDEPHQTSCTGWNYHASGASNPVALAGVYVRNMWRAYEIDYFPLIHCGTSFGHYKEIRNMLVLHKEIRDKLRPIMRKMDMDIVIPEEVVHYSEWLYTMSKKAAQQKKYDLSNIRAAVHTPCHVYKLVPEDTIYDPDVFQGRRPAAPSGTAQNFGAKLVDYSTWWDCCGFGFRHILTEREFSRSFALFKKVIPAVEEGKADIFVTSDTGCVTTLDKSQWAGKAHGFNYNLPVLADAQFAAIAMGADPYTIAQVHWHATDVEGFMRKIGVNVDDYKEKFIQYLADLREGKAEPEYLYKPHRKIDFYLSVPERVKWYKGEKAQTSNTSK; via the coding sequence ATGGAGGAAGAGCTGAAGGAAGCCTTCCCCATGGCTGACAACATGGACTGGAACGAAGTGTACCAGAGGATTATATATAGGTACAGTACTCCTCATGGTCTAGATCATGTAAAGGAAGAGCTCTATAAATTAGAGGACAAGGGAGAGATCATCATTCATCATATTAAACCCTACAACAATCCAGTGAAGATGCAGACATTGAACGGTTCACCCAAGGTCATTCCAACTACTAAGTTATGGCAACACAAGAGTTGTGGACAGTGCGGTCACATCCCAGGTTATCCAACATCAGTCTTCTGGATGATGAACAAGATGGAGATAGATTACATGGACGAGCCCCACCAGACCTCTTGTACAGGCTGGAACTACCACGCCTCTGGTGCTTCGAACCCGGTGGCGCTAGCGGGAGTCTATGTTAGGAATATGTGGAGAGCCTACGAGATAGATTACTTCCCACTTATACACTGTGGTACTTCGTTCGGTCATTACAAGGAAATCAGGAACATGTTGGTCCTTCATAAGGAGATTAGAGACAAACTGAGACCTATTATGAGGAAAATGGACATGGATATAGTAATACCAGAGGAAGTTGTCCATTATTCCGAGTGGTTATATACTATGAGTAAGAAGGCTGCTCAGCAGAAGAAATACGACTTGAGCAATATTAGGGCAGCGGTTCACACGCCATGCCACGTCTACAAGCTCGTTCCAGAGGACACGATATATGACCCCGACGTCTTCCAGGGTAGAAGACCTGCTGCTCCAAGCGGAACCGCACAGAACTTCGGAGCTAAGCTTGTTGACTACTCAACCTGGTGGGATTGCTGTGGATTCGGCTTCAGGCACATCCTGACAGAGAGGGAGTTCTCGAGGAGCTTTGCCCTATTTAAGAAGGTTATACCAGCGGTAGAGGAAGGTAAAGCAGACATATTCGTGACCTCAGACACCGGATGTGTAACCACTCTAGACAAGAGTCAGTGGGCAGGGAAAGCTCACGGATTCAACTACAACCTTCCAGTATTGGCTGACGCTCAGTTCGCAGCGATTGCTATGGGCGCAGATCCCTATACCATTGCCCAGGTTCACTGGCACGCAACTGACGTAGAAGGTTTCATGAGGAAGATAGGTGTAAACGTAGATGATTACAAGGAGAAGTTTATCCAGTATTTAGCTGACTTGAGAGAAGGCAAAGCTGAGCCAGAGTATCTGTATAAACCACACAGGAAGATCGACTTCTACCTATCAGTGCCAGAAAGGGTCAAGTGGTACAAGGGCGAAAAGGCCCAAACGTCAAACACTTCTAAGTAA
- a CDS encoding CoB--CoM heterodisulfide reductase iron-sulfur subunit A family protein has product MAGEKVLVVGSGPAGLSATKELRNLGVDVVLVERESYLGGTPKKLKYSLLFPELRPASEVLDPLIKGVESSGVKTYMESIVEGVKDEGKGFTVSIKDKSGKITNEKVNAIIAASGFEHFDSRRKYEYGYGIIPNIYQISDIERMLSENKLVTTKGTPPKRVAILLCVGSRDATVGNTYCSRVCCAVSTKQAMEIKERVPDAVVHIYYMDIRTYGLMEDKLYWKSQLEYRVGYIRGRISEFMRGPNDTVIIKGEDTMNLNRALVVPYDMVILANGMELGLGSKQVAKALGLELEEHGFVKPIDPDRLPVQSTKKGIFLAGAITGPKTISDSITEGYAAAMKAYEYVTKGVWDESDFAKKRVEVAHH; this is encoded by the coding sequence TTGGCAGGAGAAAAGGTCCTCGTAGTCGGATCGGGTCCAGCGGGTCTTTCTGCTACAAAGGAGTTAAGAAACCTAGGAGTTGACGTTGTCTTAGTTGAGAGAGAGTCCTACCTAGGCGGAACTCCAAAGAAGCTGAAGTATAGTCTCCTATTTCCTGAACTGAGGCCTGCTTCAGAGGTTCTTGACCCACTGATTAAGGGAGTGGAGTCAAGCGGTGTTAAAACCTACATGGAAAGCATAGTTGAGGGAGTTAAGGACGAGGGAAAAGGCTTTACCGTCTCCATTAAAGATAAGTCGGGAAAAATAACTAACGAGAAAGTTAATGCAATAATTGCAGCATCAGGATTCGAACACTTCGATTCCAGGAGGAAGTACGAGTACGGTTATGGAATTATCCCCAATATCTACCAGATCTCGGACATAGAAAGAATGCTCTCTGAGAACAAGCTGGTTACAACTAAGGGAACTCCTCCAAAGAGGGTTGCAATACTTCTATGTGTGGGTTCAAGGGACGCCACTGTTGGTAACACTTATTGCTCCAGGGTGTGCTGTGCAGTCTCAACGAAGCAGGCTATGGAAATCAAGGAGAGGGTCCCTGACGCCGTGGTCCATATTTACTACATGGATATCAGAACTTACGGCCTCATGGAGGACAAACTGTACTGGAAGTCTCAGCTTGAGTACAGGGTAGGATACATTAGAGGTAGAATCTCGGAGTTCATGAGAGGTCCGAATGATACGGTCATCATTAAGGGAGAAGACACCATGAATTTGAACAGAGCCCTAGTAGTTCCCTATGATATGGTTATCCTAGCTAACGGTATGGAATTGGGTCTCGGATCGAAGCAAGTGGCCAAGGCGTTAGGCTTAGAGCTTGAGGAGCACGGATTCGTGAAACCCATAGATCCAGACAGGCTACCCGTTCAGTCTACTAAGAAGGGCATCTTCTTGGCAGGAGCCATAACAGGTCCCAAGACCATATCTGACTCAATAACTGAAGGCTATGCTGCAGCCATGAAGGCCTACGAGTACGTAACCAAGGGAGTCTGGGACGAATCAGACTTCGCCAAGAAGAGGGTCGAGGTGGCCCATCATTAG
- a CDS encoding 4Fe-4S dicluster domain-containing protein — protein sequence MPIPNMEKPIIKGLIQKDKVIVDGVELDGTWNAFMIERTQTGYDQSVWDEIANTVEGATISLCWQCGTCTSGCTMREYDPNYSPRRFIDLARKGDKQSLIELQDSIWRCVSCQKCTHRCPKGVLVEEVVHSIHNYLLKHGLVKTDPGTVFDELFLETVMKNGGRISELLLGGASAKAGFVTMSLRDLLTMMGPLMKSGLIKDLMKPSRVKEWDRIKPVLEEAMKEEVVPE from the coding sequence TTGCCCATACCTAATATGGAAAAACCCATTATAAAGGGTTTAATTCAAAAAGATAAAGTAATAGTAGATGGAGTAGAACTGGACGGCACATGGAATGCCTTCATGATAGAGAGGACGCAGACTGGCTACGATCAATCAGTTTGGGACGAGATCGCCAATACCGTTGAAGGAGCTACCATAAGCCTATGCTGGCAATGCGGGACTTGTACTTCAGGTTGTACTATGAGGGAATACGATCCCAACTATAGCCCCAGAAGGTTTATCGACTTAGCAAGGAAAGGGGATAAACAATCTCTCATAGAGCTTCAAGACAGCATATGGAGATGTGTATCTTGCCAGAAGTGTACCCACAGGTGTCCCAAGGGAGTTCTTGTGGAGGAAGTCGTTCACAGTATTCACAACTACCTACTCAAGCACGGTCTAGTTAAGACTGACCCAGGTACGGTGTTTGACGAGCTTTTCTTGGAGACCGTAATGAAGAATGGAGGGAGGATAAGCGAACTTCTCCTTGGAGGTGCCTCCGCTAAAGCTGGGTTCGTAACCATGAGCCTTAGGGATCTCTTGACCATGATGGGTCCACTAATGAAGTCTGGTTTAATTAAGGACCTAATGAAACCTAGCAGAGTTAAGGAATGGGACAGGATAAAACCAGTTCTTGAGGAGGCAATGAAAGAGGAGGTTGTTCCAGAATGA